ACGAGTTCATGTGCGCCGGGAGCTTGGAGAAGCACCTCTTCAAAAGTGAGTTCCTGAGACCAACAAGTTCAACAAATTTGTTAAATTAATTAAAAGTTTGCACGTACTACATGAGCAATGAGCTGTTCTTGTTCCCTGCATTTATTCTCTGCTTCCTTTTTGTTAAGTCAAGGGGATAATAAGAGAGCAGCTATGTGCCTTGCAAACGAACATATCTCTTTTAAAATTAGATTACTAGTACGGGATTACTGGTGCAAACTTATTGGTCTTGATCTGTTGGTTAACGTGGAGCATGTTGCTGACCTGAAACATCCTACTACCTTCAGGCATCAATGGGTCTCTCCCATGGATGACAAGGATGAAGATCGCCGTCGGCACGGCAAAGGGCCTCGCATTCCTCCATGGGGCTGACCCGCCGGTGATCTACCGCGACTTCAAAGCCTCCAACATCTTGCTCGACTCGGTAAGCCACCCGTAATCTTCAGGCTTTTTCAGTTCCAGCACTAAACTAAAATGCCACCATCATTTTGGGGACAACACGTCACCTGTAATGACTGAATAATTACTACAGCGTCCAACAGAAAAAGGATAAGTCTGGGTCCCTTCCAAGTTCCAGGCTGCCACAAAATATTTTAGTTTAGAAAATTCAAAATGCTTTTAGAATCCTCATTTTGAAAATTTCTGGTCTTAGATGGCACAGACAGCACTGACGTGACTGGAACTCAGAAGGTTCTTGGATGCATGCCAGACTTGAGAAATCCGGTCTGTCCGACCCCCACATCACCCATCTAATTAAAACATGTCTAACCATCATTATCCAGCTTACACAAATAAATGCCCTGCAAATTAGAGGCATATAAACAGTAATATTCTTATTTCATCTTATCTTACTTCGACAATGCCAACTGCCAGACGTTTCACCTAACCAAATTTGAACTTCTGTTATTTCAGGACTACAACACTAAATTGTCAGACTTTGGGCTGGCCAAGGATGGGCCTCAAGGCGACGCAACACACGTGACAACACGTGTAATGGGGACACACGGGTATGCAGCACCTGAGTATATCATGACAGGCCACTTAACCGCCAAAAGCGATGTCTACAGCTTTGGTGTGGTGCTTCTGGAGCTCCTCTCAGGACGCCAATCTGTGGACCGTGCACGACGACCAAGAGAACAAAACCTGGTGGATTGGGCTAGACCGTACCTCAAACGATCAGACAAACTGCACCAGGTGATGGACTCGACCCTTGAGTGCCAGTACTCGCGCAAGGGTGCTGAAGTGGCTGCATTGGTGGCATACAAGTGTCTGAGCCAAAACCCCAAGTCGAGACCATCCATGAGGGAGGTCGTCAAGGCATTGGAGCCTGTACTAGGCATGGAAGACTTCTTTCCAGTGGGACCATTGGTTTTCACCATTGTCGTTGAGGAGGACAAGGTGATGGACATGAAGGTGGAGGTTGAGGAGaagcaccaacaccatcaccagaaCCATCAAGACAGACATCGACAAAAATACCCTGAGTCGCCGATGCATGGTGGCATTGTGCTCCATGGCGACAACGGGCATATTGTCGGGTTTACCGGTACATTGCGGCGGCGACAGAGGATGTTGAGTTACCACCGGGAAAGAGGGGCTTAATGGTTCAAGAGTATAGTAGGGGAAGCAGTTAGGATTGTAGAGATAGaaggtatatatatgtatatactaTTGACATGTGATACAATGTCACATCGTTTGTTTAGAACTGTGGATGTGTTTCTTTCTTTTCTTCATGATTGTGATAAACATGCAAGAGTTCGGTTTGGATTATGGCATGTTTTGTTGTTCAAAGATGTGTGCAAATGAATGGGTCTACTTGAAAAGGATATCACTTTCAGTTTCAAATAGTTGGTCCAACATTGTGAATCGTTGAGAGGTGAAATGATAATCTGAATTCTGAGGAAAAAAATGATAATCGGGAGCATTTACAAAAGCCTATCTTATCCTTGAGAATAATAGAGGCGCAATAATGCAAGAAGAAACTGACCTTACCACAAGTTGATGTTGTTGGCCTCAATTAATGATGTCAATTTGGATAGGACATGTACACATTGCATAGGTAGAACAGGAATGCTTGGGCCTAGGACACATGAGCAAGCCAAGTGACCTGGCAAATCTatggttgttgcaataggattacTGATAAGTTGGTGACGGTACAATGAAACATCCAACAAATTCAAGATGAATCGATATTCTATTCACGTTTTGGAGATCTTCCAAAAGGGATGCGTCTTTGATGCTTTGATGCCCTCTGTTGCTCACCTTGTTCGAACCATCCAAGAGGAGGCTAGACTTTTGGCTAGAGAGCTGGAGCTGAGCACTCCCTTTTCTTGTATTAATTCTAGGGAGTacgtagaactcatctagatgagatataatttagtctcattcactttgaaaataagaacagatacaacccacgtcagcacacacgcatcttatagcatcacatcc
Above is a window of Triticum dicoccoides isolate Atlit2015 ecotype Zavitan chromosome 5B, WEW_v2.0, whole genome shotgun sequence DNA encoding:
- the LOC119305580 gene encoding serine/threonine-protein kinase RIPK-like, producing the protein MAAQSWNPFSCCVRGAALDDDDDYESRRGDKGSPRSPLKNLTSSGTLSPEELSLTLSGSNLHAFTYAELRAATASFSRANYLGCGGFGPVYKGAVDDKLRPGLAAQAVAVKYLDLECGTQGHQEWLAEVFFLGQLRHKNLVKLIGYCYENEHRMLVYEFMCAGSLEKHLFKSINGSLPWMTRMKIAVGTAKGLAFLHGADPPVIYRDFKASNILLDSDYNTKLSDFGLAKDGPQGDATHVTTRVMGTHGYAAPEYIMTGHLTAKSDVYSFGVVLLELLSGRQSVDRARRPREQNLVDWARPYLKRSDKLHQVMDSTLECQYSRKGAEVAALVAYKCLSQNPKSRPSMREVVKALEPVLGMEDFFPVGPLVFTIVVEEDKVMDMKVEVEEKHQHHHQNHQDRHRQKYPESPMHGGIVLHGDNGHIVGFTGTLRRRQRMLSYHRERGA